The genomic interval AGGGACAATTATCTGTTTAACCTGTCAAGATACATCGGACAAAACGACTATGTAAACAGCAGCACTGGCACGACACATGGTTACTATGGGCTGGCCGTCAATAGCAAAGGAGAACTTTTCATTGCGGACAAATACAATCATTGTATCCGCAAGATCATAGTCAGCTGGTAATTCCAATTTCACTAAGGATCCGGAATTGAATAAAACCGGTTTCATTGCCTGGTATTTACCGGGCAAAGTATAGGTGGTCCTGTACCGTACAGACTGGTATTGCGTTTCAGGCTGATAAAGGGATTAGGGACAATTTACAAATATCTTAGTACGTAAAGTTCTGCGCAGTAATACGTCGCAGGCCCGCAACTTTCCCCTTTCATAGCCTGGTGTAAGCAAAATCCGTTTCATCGGACGCTTATTCCGTTTCATCAGAATACCTGTTTTAACCAATTACTTTCGCTCCTATTTTTGATTCAAATTAAATTTTATTCTAAAAGAACATATCATTCGTAACCAAAACCGGCAACCAGCCACAAAAATCAAAAGCCATGGAAACACTTGAAATTACCCCAAAAACTCTTACCTCGCCAGCAGGCATTATGCAGATCGGCATGGGCTTCTGGGCATCCAAAACCCTGCTCACTGCTGTAAAACTCAACTTGTTCACCGAAATCGGAGACGGATCACTGAGCAATGATGAGCTTCGTATGAGGCTTGGTCTTCATACACGAAGCAGCGCCGATTTTTTTGATACACTTGTCTCGCTGGGCATGCTGAACCGTACTGGAAACGGAGCCGGATGCAGGTACTGTAACACGCTGGAAACCAGACTTTTTCTGGTTCAAACTTCGCCAGCCTATATAGGTGGGCTCCTTGAAATGGCAAACGACCGTCTTTATCCTTTCTGGGGTAGCCTTGAAGAAGCCCTCCGCACAGGCCTGCCTCAAAACGAGGTGAAACAGACCGGCAAGTCTGCATTTGAGGCCATCTATGAGCAACCGGCTGTTTTGGAGCAGTTTATGGACGGCATGGCAGGTGCGCAGGCAGGCAACTTTATGGCACTTGCCAATGCTTTCGATTTTGGCAGCTACAATTCGCTCTGCGATATCGGTGGCGCCAACGGCTTGTTGTCAGTATGCGTAGCACGCCTCCATCCTTACATTCAATGTTTGTCGGTTGATATGCCGCCGGTGGCACCGATTGCGGTACAGCATATAGCGCGGCAGGGCCTTTCACGGCAGATAGAAGCCGGTACATTGGATTTTATGTCAGAACCTTTTCCAGGTGCAGAGGTGATTACAATGGGAAACATCCTTCACGACTGGAACCTGGACGTCAAAAAGATGCTAATCCGCAAAGCCTTCGTGGCACTACCGGAAAACGGTGTGCTGATTGTGGTTGAAAATATCATTGACGATAACCGCCGGGAGAATACGTTTGGGTTGCTGATGTCTTTGAATATGCTGATCGAAACGGAAGGTGGTTTTGACTACACCCATGCCGACTTCAACGAATGGGCCATCGAAGCAGGTTTTCAGTCCACTGTGAAACTTGCCTTAACGGGCCCAAGCAGCGCTTTAATTGCATATAAATAAAGATTTCGCAGACAAAAGCAGTTATACAAAGGCTGTTCCTATAATAACGGCAGCTTCACACGGAAGTACATGCCATCGTCTTCGACGGTAGGGGCAGCTTGTCCAAGGACCTGATATTTGGTCAGTATATTGCTCAGTCCAACGCCGTTTGAAAGTATTCTGCTCGTCTTGCGCTGAAGATTATTACTAACAACCAGACGGTGTTTTTCATCAGTCGCCAGCCAGATTGTAAGTGGCTGTTCAGGAAGGATTATGTTGTGTTTTACAGCATTTTCAATCAATAATTGCAGTGTGAGAGGAGGAAGCTTCAATGATTCCTGTACGGGGTCAATATCAATTTCTACTTTTAATGAAGCCCCGTGACGTGTTTTAAGAAGCTCAAAATACGAGCGGATGAATTCAAGTTCACTGGAAAGTGTAGTCAAAGGCGATTCATTGCTCCGAAGCAGGTAACGATAAACGGAACTCAATTCTTCGGCAAAATTTTCGGCTTGCCGGGGATCTTCCGAGATTAATGAGATCAGGGAATTAAGGCTGTTGAAAAGAAAATGAGGGTTGACCTGCTGGCGCAGCGCATCCAGTTGTGCCTGAAGCTGGGCCTTGCTGAGTGCTTCAACTTCCTGGCGGGATTGCTCCCAACGGGCGAAATTGTGAATGCCTTCGTAAACAAAAACTACGACCAGAACAAGCAGTGAAATAAACAGCAAAGCCAGGGCCAGCCTGGATAAATCAGGCTCGAAATTGGGCAACCCGATCAGCGTGTACACAGTGAAAAGTGCCGTATAAATCAGACAGGAGCTTAATGCGCAGCTTCCATAGCGCCAGAAGGCCCTGCGCATGTAGGTGGACAGGCCAGGATATTTCTGGTCAAGCTTTATTGATATAAAGTTGTTGGCCAGCCAGTTGCCAAATGAAAAGAAAAGTGTCAGAAAAGTCGCGATCCAGAAGGTAGATAAGTTTTTGAGATATGGATCACCAATCAGAATCCAGTTGAAGCCCGCTATAACTATGGGCAGAACAATGGCTTGCAGGAGCTTATCGTAACGTGAATAGGTGATGAACTTCATATCGGGGCGAGCCAGAATTTGCTTACCAAAAATACATATTCGGGGAAAGAAGTCAAAGGTTAAATTTTAAGTCATTTGTTACAAATATCTTTCCCAACAGATAAATTTAACAGGCTTTATTTTCGTAAAAATAACTGGTTTATCAAATAACAGTCAGCCGTTTCATTGGCCTGGAAAGCTGTTTGATCCATGGCTTTTTACGCTTCATCGAACAAATGATTTTTTTTATCAATGATCGATATAACCTTGAGACCCGGTTTTGGTATCCTATTGCTGACTTAACTCTTGGAACAGCCTTGAAGATGCAGGTAATTACGAATTCTAATATCTTGTAAATGATTTGCGAAATAATGTTTTTTAGAAAGATGTATTTATCCAGGAAAAAAAGTCCTACGCTGTCTGAACAGGAAACGGAAAGACTTCGGATGGCCAATCTGCAAAGCCAGCTCGACGCATTAAAACAACAAATCAACC from Dyadobacter sp. NIV53 carries:
- a CDS encoding sensor histidine kinase; amino-acid sequence: MKFITYSRYDKLLQAIVLPIVIAGFNWILIGDPYLKNLSTFWIATFLTLFFSFGNWLANNFISIKLDQKYPGLSTYMRRAFWRYGSCALSSCLIYTALFTVYTLIGLPNFEPDLSRLALALLFISLLVLVVVFVYEGIHNFARWEQSRQEVEALSKAQLQAQLDALRQQVNPHFLFNSLNSLISLISEDPRQAENFAEELSSVYRYLLRSNESPLTTLSSELEFIRSYFELLKTRHGASLKVEIDIDPVQESLKLPPLTLQLLIENAVKHNIILPEQPLTIWLATDEKHRLVVSNNLQRKTSRILSNGVGLSNILTKYQVLGQAAPTVEDDGMYFRVKLPLL
- a CDS encoding acetylserotonin O-methyltransferase yields the protein MQIGMGFWASKTLLTAVKLNLFTEIGDGSLSNDELRMRLGLHTRSSADFFDTLVSLGMLNRTGNGAGCRYCNTLETRLFLVQTSPAYIGGLLEMANDRLYPFWGSLEEALRTGLPQNEVKQTGKSAFEAIYEQPAVLEQFMDGMAGAQAGNFMALANAFDFGSYNSLCDIGGANGLLSVCVARLHPYIQCLSVDMPPVAPIAVQHIARQGLSRQIEAGTLDFMSEPFPGAEVITMGNILHDWNLDVKKMLIRKAFVALPENGVLIVVENIIDDNRRENTFGLLMSLNMLIETEGGFDYTHADFNEWAIEAGFQSTVKLALTGPSSALIAYK